AGGAAGTCTGGCTCTGGTGGGGCATTCAAATATTCAACAGAACGAGCACAGTCGCCGTGAACCCGCGTAGCCGCGCGAAGTAAGTGGTTAGCTACTGACATTAGACTGTACGTCTTTGGCAGCCGCAGATTTCGGTAGTCAGCTGGGCTTACAGGTATATCATCGTGTATTTCCATAGGATCACTTTGAGAACCATTGGCAGCGCCGCTTACGACTTGTGCCAGTAGACCGTTTAAATCTACGCTTCTCGTCTCACTGAACTGCAGCATTTCATGAAAGAACTGCATCTTGAAAGCGCTAAATATCTGCTGGCAGCTCGGAAAGCCTGATCGCACAGCGAGCCGCGCTCTCTCTGCTACGCTGTCATCCAAATGTAAGTTGCGTGTCAGTAAGTACGGTCGCAGCGGTTGTACGTCCTTTTGCAGCGCCAGCACGGCCTCGATCGTTATCCGCCAGCTGTCGGAGAGCTTCTTAGTTGCGAATTTGTCAAAACTGAAGCTTTGTTCCAACTTTAACGTTTTGAAAAACGACTTCATGTATGTGAGGAAACCGACTTGATTCGAGTCTTGCGACAGTCCCTTTTGGAACTCCGAGCTAGTTTTCATTGTGGTAGAGTTCAGAAGATCGTAGAGATTGTTGATTTTGATAATGAAGTTAGCGGTGGCTCGTGCGCTGTCGCCGAGACGGCCCTGTTCGGCGCGGTCGGTTAGAGCAGTGGCCAGTGCACGGGACAGGAGGCGCGCGGCTCGCTGAGGCTTCATACGATGCATTGTGATAGACGTCATGCTTGTGTCCGTCAAACCAGGTGTTAAAGTCAAAGCCTTATTCCTTTCCATCTTCCTGTACTTCTGTACATCGCTCCACTTTGCTATCGTCTTGTCGAAATGAAAATCGTAGGCCATAAATTCACAAAGCAGCTTCTTCATCAAGCGCGGTGGGTCGTAGATGAGGTAGATCTTGGTATCGTCAACGAAGAAGAAAGGCTGTTCAGGCGAGACCTCCCGGAAAGCAGGTGCTGTAGGGTCGCAGACCAACGCGTGTACCTTCAGCCCAATGGTGTGAAGACGGTTGATGATCTTGTCGATCCAGCGATAAAAGGTCTCGTCGTCTTTCGCTAAATAGCAAAGAGCTACAGGCTGCGTCCAGTTCTTCAACAATCCTCTCGCCGTTACAACTACCCCACGAGTGGCCACCAATGGTTTCTGCGTGCCGTCGACTTCATGCAATCCGACAATCCTATCGAAAGTTATGTTGTAGTATAAAAGCTCCCTTGCGTCAACAAATTGTACGCCAAGAGTGCAGTGTTTGTCTAATTCCGTCATTTGATCAGCCCTAGTTTTTAGGAGACCGACAGCAGCATTGAAATCAGGTAGTTGCGGCGCGCAGTGGCGATGTAGCGCGCGCACGGATGGGAGTCCCAGCGAGGTTTGCAGGAGACGATACGCTTGGGGGTTCGAGTGAAGCAACCTGACACAAAGGTCGTTATCCTGGGCTGCCTGCAACCGAGCTACGAGCTTGACGAACTCCGCCGTGTTCGGGGCGAGGTGCCTGTCGCAGTCGGAGAACAACCCTTCGAGTGCGGGCAGCGAGACTAGCTTTGGCGGTTGAGGGAccgtcttcttcttcttggttTTCGGTTTGGGCGCCTCACCGACGTACTCGCAAACTTCTAGCGTGCTTTTTACCAATGTCTTGCCCTTTACCTGTGAAAGAAACcagcttaataaaaataaaactctattttacttacgtaataattagtttttctactcgtcgactgtaattcttgaattaagatttcgtaTACCAATTTACCAAACTGCATTTGAGTGCTTTTAATGtaatgggctcccaactcaactataatattcatttcgatacagtttagtcaactataatgaaattgaccaatcacagctcgccgcAGTCAAGAGGACcaaacaaaaccatagctcaaattaatcatttattttaggttgtgtTGTAGGAACAATtgcttcataagtcagaaacgcgcctGTGACACTCATAATATTAGGAACATACATAGACTACGAAAATGGCTTATCGTTACTTGTTAGTCTTCATATTCTACGATGgctaaaatcgagaaaaaaaactgtttaaaatttgaatttagcAAGGAGCAAggaccagggcctcatgagttatgagaaggtgtcgttgaccaacccgTCGGGCCGGGGAGCCGCGGCTGCTCGCGTTTCTTAgctgtatacttttggtttaTTCACCTATATGATTCTACTAGATtatagtattatttttgttgactcgtagaaaaaatattgtgtactcagcaagcttcgttgcctaaacacggtactcgactgacaagctctctattatatcacgattgtataaaataatataatgtgtGTTTGGTTTTATTTACAGTTACGTTGGTTGGTTTAACGCTACCTGTTTGGAAATGGACAAGGATCGTCATCATAAAATGGAATCACTACAATAACGAGCAGCCGATCGAAGGAAGGAAGTTTTCATTTCTATTTTGAATTCCTGTGGGGTGCCCACATTATCGTATAAAAGGAACATGACCTGCAAGTGTGTGGGCCCGGGCACGGCTAGATCGGCGACGTGCACGTAAGGGCCGGGATGCGGCAGCCTGAGCTCGGGCACGGCGCGCTGGCGCAGGCGCCGCCGCTGCCGGTTGCCCCGGGCGTTCACGTGCCGCGGGTTGAAGTGCACCTCGCACACGCGGTAGTAGCCCGACACGCGCCCGTCGCTCTGGATGATGTCGGGACGCCGGATCTTCTCCGCCCATACTTTAATCCTATAAGCAAGTTACATGGGTACAGTCGGCATCAACATCGGGAGCGAAACCGCACTACGCCTTAATCTACCACTATCAAGCAGCTTAACAAAAAGAAATAATGTGtctatgtatgtatacatataaatagATCAATCTTGATAttcttgacagatgatttatgcagcgtGATTTATgaagtatgtaggtaaatattataGACATAGACTGTACCCGATTAATACGTTTGACATAGTTTGAAGGCAAACTGTAGATATATCACTATTtgtttatatgtaggtatactaaAAATAAAGTGTGTTCACTATTCCCACACTTATATGTATAAAACCAAAAAACGTTTacgtacatattataaaaaaaaactgcgtGTTGTACTGTCGTTGTTGTCTGTGTCGCtgtcgtgtgtgtgtgtgatattAATATTGATTTATGTGGTATATTACAATCAATACATTTAGTTTTAGTCAGTTAGAAAGCagttaagtaatttaaaaagcACTTTAAATTATTTGGCTTGctgtcagtaaaaaaaaaatatcacggTTTTCCTTATGTACAGTAGATACCTAATTCCTATTTTAAGAACTGTTTATATCTACAGACATTGAGCTAAGCGTGCCAGACGAAATAAATTTATTCTATACAGTGTTAATTAAGGGTTCCCCATTCCCCACAGTATATGTTGACGCGGAATGGGCAAAATCCGCAATATGAGCGAAAAattcgtcgttcggctcggctcgcatcggtcGGCCGACGCGACGCGaaggctttttcgctcttattaagcggacataaag
Above is a window of Cydia fagiglandana chromosome 18, ilCydFagi1.1, whole genome shotgun sequence DNA encoding:
- the LOC134673110 gene encoding uncharacterized protein LOC134673110; protein product: MTELDKHCTLGVQFVDARELLYYNITFDRIVGLHEVDGTQKPLVATRGVVVTARGLLKNWTQPVALCYLAKDDETFYRWIDKIINRLHTIGLKVHALVCDPTAPAFREVSPEQPFFFVDDTKIYLIYDPPRLMKKLLCEFMAYDFHFDKTIAKWSDVQKYRKMERNKALTLTPGLTDTSMTSITMHRMKPQRAARLLSRALATALTDRAEQGRLGDSARATANFIIKINNLYDLLNSTTMKTSSEFQKGLSQDSNQVGFLTYMKSFFKTLKLEQSFSFDKFATKKLSDSWRITIEAVLALQKDVQPLRPYLLTRNLHLDDSVAERARLAVRSGFPSCQQIFSAFKMQFFHEMLQFSETRSVDLNGLLAQVVSGAANGSQSDPMEIHDDIPVSPADYRNLRLPKTYSLMSVANHLLRAATRVHGDCARSVEYLNAPPEPDFLQLVENLDETLTSALREGVGASRLLRELLLDVHVLDCALPCACFPLDYLKRLFFRLRLYSILRHNQKHFKTGDTHLQIDNLK
- the LOC134673565 gene encoding uncharacterized protein LOC134673565 — protein: MAAGSGDVTSESQGSRTRYCAVYDCTHNHKTHPQLAYFGFPSDKERIKVWAEKIRRPDIIQSDGRVSGYYRVCEVHFNPRHVNARGNRQRRRLRQRAVPELRLPHPGPYVHVADLAVPGPTHLQVKGKTLVKSTLEVCEYVGEAPKPKTKKKKTVPQPPKLVSLPALEGLFSDCDRHLAPNTAEFVKLRIVSCKPRWDSHPCARYIATARRNYLISMLLSVS